The Ktedonobacterales bacterium genome window below encodes:
- the iolB gene encoding 5-deoxy-glucuronate isomerase, with the protein MNLKYHYTAAPGYVQLVTPQTHPINDLDFGMLRLEGGQTYQAESAGYEVGLVILAGGCSVRVSDQMFAHLGGRASVFEGRATGVYVPCQSSFVVQAGSEGVEIAVCRCPTRERFPAQVVRPADVIANERGGPSYKRYVHDIFGPQVQAATMLVGETFTIAGNWSSFPPHKHDVEALPDEARQEELYFYKIRPEEGFGLQYFYSRADSPRGLLDEAAAVRNDDLTLMPFGYHPVAAPPGYDVYYLWFLAGPRRVMLPRDDPAHAWIKAAPAEQRFYPQ; encoded by the coding sequence ACTATACGGCTGCGCCTGGGTATGTGCAACTGGTGACGCCCCAGACGCATCCCATCAACGACCTGGATTTTGGCATGCTGCGGCTGGAGGGCGGCCAGACCTATCAGGCCGAGAGCGCGGGCTATGAGGTTGGGCTGGTGATCCTGGCCGGGGGGTGCAGCGTTCGCGTGAGCGACCAGATGTTTGCGCATCTGGGCGGGCGCGCCAGTGTCTTTGAGGGCCGGGCGACAGGCGTCTATGTCCCCTGCCAGTCCAGCTTTGTGGTTCAGGCCGGGTCAGAAGGCGTAGAGATTGCCGTCTGTCGCTGCCCAACCCGGGAACGCTTTCCGGCGCAGGTTGTGCGGCCAGCCGATGTGATTGCCAATGAGCGCGGCGGGCCGAGCTACAAGCGATACGTGCATGACATCTTTGGCCCACAGGTGCAGGCGGCGACGATGCTCGTTGGGGAAACGTTCACGATAGCCGGGAACTGGTCCAGCTTTCCGCCCCACAAGCATGATGTGGAGGCGTTGCCGGACGAGGCGCGGCAGGAAGAACTCTATTTCTACAAGATACGGCCAGAGGAAGGCTTTGGCCTGCAATACTTCTATAGCCGGGCCGATAGTCCACGCGGTCTGCTGGATGAAGCAGCGGCTGTGCGCAACGATGACCTAACGCTGATGCCCTTTGGCTATCATCCGGTGGCCGCGCCTCCAGGCTACGATGTGTATTATCTCTGGTTTCTGGCCGGTCCCAGGCGCGTGATGCTGCCGCGCGACGACCCCGCGCATGCCTGGATCAAGGCGGCTCCCGCCGAACAGCGTTTCTACCCCCAATAA